The stretch of DNA TTAAGCTggataaaaaatcataactggCACACTGTCGAGCTAGAATCTGATAGTCTGATTACTGTCCAAGCTATTCGAAGCAAGATTCCTCTCAGTTCGCTCTTTGAGGTTCTTGTCCATAATTGCCAAACTCTTTTATCAAAATTCATTTTGTGAAAAGTTCAGCAAACCGACTAGCACATGTTACTAGGATGTCTTGGTCTTTATCTGAACATAGCATTTGTGTGTCTAACGTTTCAGCAGCTCTGATGGATAGCATGTATTCCGAATACTAAATTTAATGAAGTActcatttcataaaaataataataataataataataataataaaattaaataaatggcCCCTTGGAGGTACGTACAGGCGGTTAATTAATGGATTTCTGTATTGTAAATGTAAACTATTTTTGACATGGTTTCATGTTATCGAGGGAACCACTatatttatcattattattattattattattattattattattaataaaattaactgtcttcttcttcatcttcttcttctgttCTCTGGTTTTAGAAAAGAATCAGACTTTTCAATGGCTCACACCTTTTTATGACAAAAATATATAGAGAGCATGGGGAATATGAAAAGCTAAAAACATCACACTACTTCCcatttttacttaatttttaatctattttcaaaaatatttaattaacataataatattatttatgtttGCTTGGAAAGAGAGCTTTAACTTTTTTAACCACACACACCACACTACACTATAAAACGATTGTATTGTTATTTATTGTACAAAACGATTTGATCAAATGCCTTCTTTTCTCTATCCTcaaattatcatttttattttatttttgttatgatTTGATAAAATTGTTTATTTCACATTCTTATTAAGTGTTTTATTTCACATTTTTATTAAGTGTTGGTGGTAGTGTTTAACACTTTTATGAAGTGACCTTTTGTTATTAAGTTATatgctaattaagatttttatttaactttGATATATAACAAATTTTGTCATTTCaacttattaaaattattagattCAAAGGCTTCTTTCTAAACTTCTGGATAAAAATTCAGGAGACCATTTgttacatatcaaagtttaagggtacaatttagtacatatcgAAATTTAAGAGAtcttacatattaaaatttggGGGCACGATTTGGTACATGGATCATAACCACGTTAGTAATATTGAACGAAATTAAGCATAAATCTTTGAGactaataatctcaataattcagaGAAAATTTCAAACAACTTAAAAAGTTCAAAAAACATATTcagtatatatcaaaatttggaGACAAAAATTCTAcataacttaaattaaaatatgattagaGATTGAATTAAGACTTTCACTAATCCACTCCATAATGCCTTTACCATAAGAAGTACAAGGTGGCAAAAATTCTCTACACAAGAAAAAGTTCTTTTAGGTGTCtagtattatttttagtttcatattattattgatataattatagggatatgattttgtctgTACTTTCACagattgtaatccgtgatgtacaaCAACCGTCAGATGAGgtagttatttgatctgacggctgagattgatctaggggtaattagggttaaaaagtagaatCGTACTCTAACACTCATTTAATATACCTTGAGactcatctaatgtaccacgaaGTACATTCCGTAAAAGTATATCAtgagacaaaatcatatccttataattatatattgagtctaatataacttaaaaaaataatttttaaaaataccactAACCAATAAAAATACCCAAAATGAATACATGGTGATTTCTTTTGGTCAAAAGTTGACAGTATAAACTGATttgaccatatatatatattgattgtaTGGTGGATAATAGGTGTACATATATTTCCATCAATATTAGGTATATACATATACCTCTTATTAGAAAGTGATGATGCATGCTTGGCAGGCAGCTTTTAGGATCTGTGTTGGAATAAGTTCCATGCCTTTGATTTTGAGTAAATTATAACAAAATTCAACTTAAACCCATTTTAACCAAAAACAAAATTGTTCAATCCACACAACATAAACACAgatttagtattattattattattattattattaaaatatatgtatataatcctTCTTATATGGGTTGTGTTtcttacacacacacacaataaACACAGGTATTCTTTATATGTCGTTTAATTCAAAAAGTGGTTATAAAAGGAGCAATAATATGTATTAACAaagttatttattgattaattagaATAATAATCAAACCACTCCATTACTAATGGTTGATACTTTTGCCATACAAATACAATGTATATTTCATAAATACTATTTATGTTGCCCCCCACTCATTTTATGTTTCTACTAATATTATTTACATTTATGTGAGTTGTTTTCCACTAATATTcttcaatattaaaaataaaaataaaacaaaaattaaaaagccAAACAGACTAAAACCGCAACGAACAAGTGGCTAGAGCGAGTAAGCGTTTTATTTCAGTTGCCGCGCGTGAAGAAACACGCACTCTTGCATGTCGCCACGTGTTATCAGATTTTATCTGAAATTTGGCGGGTGACGTGCTACGTCACCACTAGCAATACAATCACTAAGAAGGACATTTTCGTCATTTCATTATAATTCAATGGAAGATTTGTTATAACCACAGTTTATTATTGGAATATTATtgtagattattattattagtaggtGTGTTCCTCTATTCCAATGTGgattttatatcttatatttttatatagggtaaatattattttggaccctgtgttttgcaaaagttaccaattggaccctgtgttttgttaaatgacaaaatgtatcctgtattttctaaaatagtacaaataggaccctgaattgatttttaaagtttaattataattcgatctaaaagtgctatgataaaactgtttacattttttgtatctgttcgtattaggaattatcttcaagttggttgtattaaaaaaaaagttgtctaaaattaaactcagggtcctatttttaccattttagaaaatatagggtccattttgtcatttaacaaaacatagggtccaatctgtaacttttacaaaacacagggtccaaaatggtatttatccttttatatataacttaatagtttaccatttattttaatttttttaaaattatatgtaaaacataattaaaaaaataaaataaaataattttacataTATTGCCTCATGCTAAATTTTGGCCTGGCTCTTTCATTGTGCCTAATACTATTCTTATGTGGCAGGTGGTTAGTAATTTTCTATATGTTATTTATCAAAGTAAAATATGTATGACTTGATATTAAATTGTACCTATAATCGTATGTCACATCTTGTGGTGCTTGACACTATGAAGTACCTcttagcattttttttattggGCATTGAGgaacttttttgttttaaaataattgTGTATGTTGCACTTAATTAGGaccatgtaattttttttagaaaactcTTTAGTTTAAcatgtcaaaaataaaatagtaaagaGCAGCATAAGTATacttaaaattttaagtttataaGCGGCATAAACTCTAATTTTTTTAGCGGTATAAGTATTCAATATTTGAAAAACTGTAACTTTCATTCAGTTTCATCAGTACAAAACTCGTTATTGTCGGTCTAAACGGAAACATGTAGTATCAATTACTtgtaaattttcttttaatgaatttaaaatgaaatttatattgaaaaaactgtatgaaaattataaaataaagttAGAATAATTATCgtgcatataatatattttaactttatttttagtaccgtaatttttttaaaaaaaattcttatgtGGTCctcaatatttacaaaataaactatcatgaaaaaaaaagaataattttatttacaacccacaaaatgataaatacaatccaatatttaaaataattaagtttaaaatattttttaaaaatcactcttaatattttttagttaaatttttatctcatattttttttttgtgttaactttaatatttatttttataatttttttaaatcatatataaatttttttgataaatatatttttttaagaatatgagtttgaagaatttttttttaaattaatataactaaatatatataagataaaaaagtataattatacacgcttataaaataaaagagtcatgCGTGTAGCATactgtttaaattttatttttgacatgttaaatttttctgaaggtttcaaaattttttaagatatcttaaataactacaacgtatatgattaagaaaaaaattggacTAAAAGATTTTTAGAATACCAAAATAGATAAAGGTACATCTGTATTCAGTGTATTTTTTTAGGAGAATGTATTGtaaaattttgttatatataaaataaaaattattaaaataaagattCATTGATAAATTTGTAGGAAACaaataaaactcaaaaaaaaaaaatgtatatatttaactAAAAACTTGTCCTAAAATAGATAAGAATTTACGAGAAGTGCCCTTTTAGAGACTACCGAATTTtcttacattattttattttaatttaatttttaatttttaatttattttcgtCTAAACCGGTTAGGGTTTTGGTTTGTACATATCCAGTAGTACTCAGTACAGTAGCGATCACTATCGGTGTGTGGGTCTCTCTCCTCACTCCTCTTtctccatctctctctctctctctctctctcaattcaAATTTTGGGCTACTGGGTTTTTGAGCTCAAACTTCATGATCACGGTTTATCACTCTGATCATCTTATACAACATACTCACTACACTTAGACCAACGATCTTTTTCTgatctctcttcctcattgataTTTTATTCACTACTTACTGGACTAATGGGCACCATGGATGTTACTGAAAAGGTTcggattctatttttttttttttattttcatttttttgacATTTGAGCTTGAGTTCACTTTCATggtgtattttaatattttgcttttttgatgatgatgatgatgataatgataatgatgatgaaaCAGGAATCATTGGCTGATCAAACAAACGAGTATAAGAAATGCTGCTCTGATTGTAGGACCACAAGGACTCCCCTCTGGAGAAGTGGCCCAGCTGGACCCAAGGTCTGTCCCCCCCATCCTCTCCTAGCCTCAACCCTCAaatgggtttatttattttttagtttttgaaaCAATTTTCTACCCAATTTCTCCATTATACAGGAATTTGATCTGGGTTTTTTCATCTTCTTTTATTGTAATCATCACATCTTCTTTGTTTAAGATGATTTCAAATGGGTTTTTCTTGCTTAGCTTTGTTCTTTGCTCTATCAACTTATTATAAGTGTTTTTTTGTTCAAAACTCTATCTCTTTCTCAATACTCAAAACCCTTTTGGCCTTATTCTTTTGcatattttgtattaatttttgtgtgtgttttttgttttcagtCACTATGTAACGCATGTGGGATCAGGTACAGGAAGAAAATGGCATCTATGTTGGGATTGAAAAAAGGAACAGAAAGGAAAAAGGAGAGAAGCCATAGTACTAATAATCAACCCAATTCTTCTTCTGGTGGAACAACCATTActacaataacaacaacaacaagctCTGTTTCAAACACTACTAATAATAATGTTAATGGTGATCAAAACGACAAGGGTATGACTCAAACGACATTAAAAGTTCGTTTAATTGCTTTGGGAAAAGAAGTGTTGACTCACAGgctgtcttcttcttcttcttcttcaccatCAGTAGTGAAGAAACAGAGGTGTCGTAGTAAGAGAAAAAAGTTGGGTGAAGAAGAACAAGCTGCTTTTTTGTTAATGGCTTTGTCTTGTGGCTCTGTTTTTGCCTAAAAATAGTGCTCTAATGGTGGTGATGGGGTATAAAAAGTAAAGAGGAACACTAAAAAATAcatgtttgtttaatttgttgTGTGTTCTTTTAGAAAAGGTTcactatattatataaatatatattatacacccTTATGTTAATGTTGTTTTGGGGTGCTTATCTAAATGATATGATATTGTTTTTTTGGGAGTAAAGTTAATGAAAAGGAAGGGGTCAACCAAATAGTGTTTTTGTTTTTGAGACTTAGAGAAGGTGACATACATTCCTTATTAATGTTTTTGGTACTATATTAATTgtaatggtatatatatatacatattattattagaacaCTACAATGAATGATTGGTATATATGTGTACCAATCTCAATTGGGTTGTGCTACATTTATTAATTGATGACGACGTATAATTATAGTTTGATAGTTTTGactatggaaaaataaaatatttagtttGAATTTGTTGGTCGTCTTCGACATCTTTATGTCTTTACTTTTTTAGCTCCTAAAATGGGGGTGGGTGGGGTAAGATTGGCCGTCAAAATAAATTGGTATGAGCAAGATATGATAGGAGACTTTTTTTTagtgaaaataattaaaaaattaacactTTATAATAAGAATAACTTCTTATGAGGTCTAGGATAATTTGAGgggtatgatttggtagatattatataaacaattaaaataagaaattgaatgaaattgacAAAAGTCAATGAtttgataaaattaaaaattaaataaaatcataattagtttttttttggaGCATTGTTATAAAATATCAGTAGCACTATTTATTGGTAGTAATTTATGATTGTTAATAAtattctataaaaattattatattaaattatatgagtttTAATATTGATACCTGGGGAAGTAGCACCGTTagtcacttttaatatttttgatattttgaatgtcttttactttatatttttattatgaattaatgATGTCTTAAAGATCACATTattgatattcttatttaaaGGAAAATAGAAATATGCACGGACATGGCTCTTATAGAGTATAATCatctaaaaaaaaagaaaagaaaaatctcTTAATACCTATCTCAACTAAAGGTCCAATAAATGTAAAGAAAGTCCAAGGTTATTTTAAAGAGGAAAAAAGTCTTAGGCAAGTAGATCCAATATCCTTTTTGCTATTTGTGCTAATCATGTAATATTTCACTCGTCTACTTATTCATGCTTCAAAGTTTAAAGATTTTCATTTTCACCATTTATGCTAATAATTGGgtctattaatttatattttgatgATGATCTTGTTATTTTCTGTAAGGATTATCCACAGATTGCTCAACTTCTTCAACATGCTTTTTTTGAGTTTTGCAAAACCTCAGGGTTGTCTGCCAACAAGCAGAAATCTCAAATTTATTTTTGGGGCACTAGATAAGAGACTAAAAGGAGCATTCACGAGTCATTGTGGGTTATGAGAAAGGAAGCTTTCCTTTGAAATACTTGTGGGGTCCGTTTAAGACCTATAAGATGAAGAACATCAGATTGTGGGCCTATAATCTCTAAGGTCTAGCAGTGCTTACATAATTAGGCTAGTCgacactttttcttttctagcaAGGCTCTACTTATTCATTCTATGCTGCTTGGTATCTGTTTCTATTGACAGAACATTTTTCTCCTTCCTCAAAGTGTTATAAAAGAGATTGACAAATTCTGTAGGAATTTTTTGTGGGGTACCAAGGATAACTGCAAGCTACACTTTACCTCTTGGGAGAAACTGTGTCTTCCAAAATAATATGGAGGGATTAGTTTTTTAGAGGGGTCAAAATAGAATAAAGGAATGATCATTTAATACATTTGGGATATTGCTTCTAAACCTGATGCTCTTTGGGTCAAATGGTTGCAAAGTATCTACTTGAAAGGAAAAACCTTTTTGGCATCACTCGACTTGAGGAGATCCTAATTGGCATTGGAAGAAACTCCATGTGATATATTTCCTCCAAATGTATAGATCTCCAAAAGATGTTTGTTTTATAGAAAGAGATCCGGAAGGTCGTTCACGGAAGTCCAACTTGTCTTTCTCCAAAAAGGAGTTCTAGATAACTAGTTGTTCTCTCTTGGAAAGGAGTTCTGGATGGCTAGTTGTTCTCTCGTAGAAACGAGTTCCAGATGGTTAAGTGTTCCCTCCTGGAAGAGAGGCCTGGATAGTTGAATGCAGCTATCACTATTCCTATCCAGGAAGTCTCTTCACTA from Cannabis sativa cultivar Pink pepper isolate KNU-18-1 chromosome 2, ASM2916894v1, whole genome shotgun sequence encodes:
- the LOC115720617 gene encoding GATA transcription factor 17, which gives rise to MGTMDVTEKESLADQTNEYKKCCSDCRTTRTPLWRSGPAGPKSLCNACGIRYRKKMASMLGLKKGTERKKERSHSTNNQPNSSSGGTTITTITTTTSSVSNTTNNNVNGDQNDKGMTQTTLKVRLIALGKEVLTHRLSSSSSSSPSVVKKQRCRSKRKKLGEEEQAAFLLMALSCGSVFA